A part of Desulfovibrio sp. Fe33 genomic DNA contains:
- a CDS encoding HPr family phosphocarrier protein, with amino-acid sequence MTEANNNTDEAPGYLSRKVIVASENGLHARPAGRLAQEAQAFESNISLVHEGQTVDAKSILDILTLAAGPGNMVELRAVGADAEAALNRLEALFLNKFEEA; translated from the coding sequence ATGACGGAAGCAAACAATAATACCGACGAAGCGCCAGGATACCTATCAAGAAAGGTGATCGTCGCCTCCGAAAACGGACTGCACGCCCGGCCCGCCGGACGACTGGCGCAGGAGGCTCAGGCCTTCGAATCGAACATCTCCCTGGTTCACGAAGGCCAGACGGTGGACGCCAAGTCCATCCTTGATATACTCACCCTGGCCGCAGGCCCGGGCAACATGGTGGAGCTTCGCGCCGTGGGCGCGGACGCCGAAGCCGCACTCAATCGGCTCGAGGCGTTGTTCCTGAACAAATTCGAAGAGGCATAA
- a CDS encoding YraN family protein, with translation MGFLTRIMPLKRTAHTGAPGEDAAARHLESRGFKVLARNWRYRQWELDLVCRDGDTVVFVEVKTRRAGSMAAPGEALTRAKQARLIKAASHYLTEHDLWDEPCRFDLASVTDTGASLDVEIEENVFQLDGQRA, from the coding sequence ATGGGATTCCTGACCAGAATAATGCCCCTGAAACGGACCGCGCACACCGGCGCTCCGGGCGAAGACGCGGCCGCGCGGCATCTCGAATCCAGGGGATTCAAAGTGCTGGCCCGCAACTGGCGATACCGCCAATGGGAGCTGGACCTGGTCTGCCGCGACGGGGACACCGTTGTCTTCGTCGAGGTCAAGACCCGCCGCGCCGGGTCCATGGCCGCGCCGGGCGAGGCCCTGACGCGCGCCAAGCAGGCCCGCCTCATCAAGGCGGCCAGCCACTACCTTACCGAGCACGACCTCTGGGACGAGCCGTGCCGGTTCGACCTGGCCTCGGTCACGGACACAGGCGCGTCCCTGGACGTGGAAATTGAGGAGAACGTCTTTCAACTGGACGGACAAAGAGCATGA
- the ptsP gene encoding phosphoenolpyruvate--protein phosphotransferase yields MADTTLTGIPVATGIAIGKAFFVNRNHMANLPRQIVAAEDMPAEIERLHAAFKSVEKELAAIREQVPEELKSHGSLIDTHLMMLKDPKLSGSAEKYIETLGLNAAWALEKAVSDQEKAFEAIKDQYIRERMQDVRVVAEKVQIKLMGVKSDLSSISGRAIIMAHDLTPADTVELQVDKIMAFATVRGGKTSHTGIMARSLNIPALVGVGRLEEVHDGDLVIIDGLTGKIVVNPTEAELADYNERAALFEDYTRKIRRHCHLPAETFDGSRVMVQANIELVEEVTAVLDNGGEGVGLYRTEYAYLNRTSLPTEDELAEKYIDLAAIMAPRKVVFRTLDLGSDKFISTFGELNESNPAMGLRAIRFCLKNPQLFKTQLRAILRASAYGNVSLMFPMISGVKEVRQAKAWLAQAKAELRREGVKYDPDMPLGTMIELPAAVFIAEFLAHEVDFFSIGTNDLIQYSIGVDRTNRHVSYLYQPLHPATLRAIKLVVDAAHQAGIEVSLCGEVASDPFCVPILLGMGIDSISMTPQAIPGIKRIIRQTNMHDCRLLLKDVLECRTVSRINNLVMDNIFKHFPEEVTFFSSLLENDEQPS; encoded by the coding sequence ATGGCAGACACGACCCTCACGGGCATACCGGTCGCCACCGGCATTGCCATCGGCAAGGCCTTTTTCGTCAACCGGAATCATATGGCGAACCTGCCCAGGCAGATCGTCGCCGCAGAAGACATGCCCGCGGAGATCGAACGACTCCACGCCGCTTTCAAATCCGTGGAAAAGGAACTGGCCGCAATCCGCGAACAGGTGCCCGAAGAACTCAAGAGCCACGGTTCCCTCATCGACACGCATCTGATGATGCTCAAGGACCCCAAGCTGTCCGGGTCCGCCGAAAAATACATCGAGACCTTGGGCCTGAACGCGGCCTGGGCGCTCGAAAAGGCCGTCTCCGACCAGGAGAAAGCCTTCGAGGCCATCAAGGACCAGTATATCCGCGAGCGAATGCAGGATGTGCGCGTGGTGGCCGAAAAGGTCCAGATCAAACTCATGGGCGTGAAATCCGACCTGAGTTCCATCTCCGGCCGGGCCATCATCATGGCCCACGACCTGACCCCGGCGGACACCGTCGAGCTCCAGGTGGACAAGATCATGGCCTTCGCCACCGTGCGCGGCGGCAAGACCTCCCACACCGGCATCATGGCCCGTTCCCTGAACATCCCCGCCCTGGTCGGCGTGGGCCGACTGGAGGAAGTCCACGACGGCGACCTGGTCATCATCGACGGCCTGACCGGAAAAATCGTGGTCAATCCCACCGAAGCGGAGCTGGCCGACTACAACGAGCGGGCCGCCCTGTTCGAGGACTACACCCGCAAAATCCGCCGCCACTGCCACCTGCCCGCCGAGACCTTCGACGGCTCACGGGTCATGGTCCAGGCCAACATCGAGCTGGTGGAGGAAGTCACGGCCGTCCTGGACAACGGCGGCGAGGGCGTGGGCCTATACCGCACCGAATACGCCTATCTCAACCGGACCAGCCTGCCCACAGAGGATGAGCTGGCCGAAAAATACATCGACCTGGCCGCCATCATGGCCCCGCGAAAGGTGGTTTTCCGCACCCTGGACCTCGGGAGCGACAAGTTCATCTCCACCTTCGGCGAGCTGAACGAGAGCAACCCGGCCATGGGCCTGCGCGCCATCCGCTTCTGCCTCAAGAATCCGCAGCTGTTCAAGACGCAGCTTCGTGCCATCCTGCGCGCCTCGGCCTACGGCAACGTCTCGCTCATGTTTCCCATGATCTCCGGCGTCAAGGAAGTCCGCCAGGCCAAGGCGTGGCTGGCGCAGGCGAAAGCCGAACTGCGCCGCGAAGGCGTGAAGTACGATCCCGACATGCCGCTCGGGACCATGATCGAACTGCCCGCCGCAGTGTTCATCGCCGAGTTCCTGGCCCACGAGGTGGACTTCTTCTCCATCGGGACCAACGACCTCATCCAGTACTCCATCGGCGTGGACCGGACCAACCGCCACGTGTCCTATCTATACCAGCCCCTGCACCCCGCGACCCTGCGGGCCATCAAATTGGTGGTTGACGCAGCGCACCAGGCGGGCATAGAAGTGTCCCTTTGCGGTGAGGTGGCATCGGACCCGTTCTGCGTGCCCATACTGCTCGGAATGGGCATCGACTCCATCTCCATGACTCCCCAGGCCATACCCGGTATCAAGCGGATCATCCGGCAGACGAACATGCACGACTGCCGGCTGCTCCTCAAGGATGTCCTGGAATGCCGCACGGTCAGCCGCATCAACAACCTGGTGATGGACAACATCTTCAAGCACTTTCCAGAGGAAGTCACCTTCTTCTCCTCCCTGCTCGAAAACGACGAGCAACCCAGTTAA
- a CDS encoding FAD-binding oxidoreductase, with the protein MPQYAMSLTPAHRAFLSDLFPGDGCVLDTEQLNAFSTDASRRRAMPWAAVRPESREQVVELLRWADVERMPVYPRARATGQVGNTVPLWGGVTVSLLRMNRIIDISERDFAAEVEPGVITSDFQQACAGKGLFYPPDPASVKISTMGGNISTCAGGLRAVKYGVTRDWVLGLEAVLPGGRTLTMGGRSHKDVVGLDLKRLFVGADGKLGLITRATVKLIPLPETSSSVLVGFADLAASMDGAMAVFGAGLLPCACEFMDATTLKAVRLGGDIPLAEEAQAALLFKFDGTPEGVAAEIRRLREALRPVGPVSVEVGEGAAEEAVWAARRDISPGSYRLKPNKLSEDLSVPRGRVPELVRIAHQAGLDAGLPVLCYGHLGDGNIHTNIMHDAEKPDEVSAAHRVKERLFRTAVELGGTISGEHGTGLTKASFVPEQLGAEPLRVMEAVRRVFDPNEIMNPGKGW; encoded by the coding sequence ATGCCGCAATACGCCATGTCCTTGACCCCAGCCCACAGGGCCTTCCTGTCCGATCTTTTCCCCGGGGACGGGTGCGTGCTCGATACCGAGCAGCTCAACGCCTTTTCCACCGACGCCAGCCGCAGGCGGGCCATGCCGTGGGCCGCTGTCCGGCCCGAGAGCAGGGAACAGGTGGTCGAGCTGCTGCGCTGGGCCGATGTTGAACGGATGCCCGTCTACCCCAGGGCCAGGGCCACCGGACAGGTGGGCAACACGGTGCCCTTATGGGGCGGCGTGACCGTTTCGCTGCTGCGCATGAACCGGATCATCGACATCTCCGAACGGGATTTTGCGGCCGAGGTGGAGCCGGGGGTGATTACCTCCGATTTCCAACAGGCGTGCGCCGGGAAGGGGCTGTTCTATCCGCCGGACCCGGCCAGCGTGAAGATTTCCACCATGGGCGGGAATATTTCCACCTGCGCGGGCGGGCTGCGGGCGGTCAAATACGGCGTGACCCGCGACTGGGTGCTCGGCCTCGAAGCCGTGTTGCCCGGCGGCCGGACGCTGACCATGGGCGGCCGGTCCCACAAGGACGTGGTCGGTCTCGACTTGAAGCGGCTTTTCGTGGGCGCGGACGGCAAGCTCGGGCTCATAACCCGGGCCACGGTCAAGCTCATCCCCCTGCCTGAAACATCCAGCTCGGTCCTGGTGGGTTTCGCCGATCTGGCCGCGTCCATGGACGGGGCCATGGCCGTGTTCGGCGCCGGGCTGCTTCCCTGCGCCTGCGAATTCATGGACGCCACCACGCTCAAGGCCGTGCGCTTGGGCGGCGACATTCCCCTGGCCGAGGAGGCGCAGGCCGCGCTGCTCTTCAAGTTCGACGGCACGCCCGAAGGAGTGGCCGCCGAGATCCGGCGGCTGCGCGAGGCGCTGCGTCCGGTGGGGCCGGTCTCTGTCGAGGTGGGCGAAGGCGCGGCCGAGGAGGCTGTCTGGGCCGCTCGTCGGGACATCTCTCCGGGGTCCTACCGGCTCAAGCCCAACAAGCTCTCGGAAGACCTGTCCGTGCCGCGGGGCCGGGTGCCCGAGCTGGTGCGCATAGCCCATCAGGCGGGCCTGGACGCCGGGCTGCCGGTGCTTTGCTATGGTCATCTGGGCGACGGCAATATCCACACCAACATCATGCATGACGCGGAAAAGCCGGACGAGGTCAGCGCCGCCCATCGGGTCAAGGAACGCCTTTTCCGGACTGCCGTGGAGCTGGGCGGGACCATCTCGGGCGAGCACGGCACGGGGTTGACCAAGGCGTCCTTCGTGCCGGAGCAGCTTGGCGCGGAACCGTTGCGCGTCATGGAAGCGGTGCGCCGCGTCTTCGATCCCAACGAGATCATGAATCCCGGCAAGGGGTGGTAG
- a CDS encoding biotin transporter BioY, translating into MKTTSLTDIHRLTWTALMAALIGAGAYLNLPIGPVPVSLQTFFVALAGFALGPKRGALAVGLYLLAGIAGLPVFAGGKSGIGHLCGPTGGFLIGFVFYAFIAGLARADENISWARGFVFGILGMVVLFALGAVWLKLSLDLTWARTWAAGVAPFILWGLIKTSLAVITGRHLIRAGLLPMRT; encoded by the coding sequence ATGAAGACCACGTCCCTGACCGATATCCACCGCCTGACCTGGACCGCGCTCATGGCCGCCCTCATCGGGGCCGGAGCCTACCTGAACCTGCCCATCGGACCGGTTCCCGTCTCCCTGCAAACCTTTTTCGTCGCCCTGGCCGGGTTCGCGCTGGGCCCCAAACGGGGCGCGCTGGCCGTGGGCCTCTATCTCCTGGCCGGAATAGCCGGGCTGCCCGTTTTCGCGGGCGGCAAGTCAGGCATCGGGCACCTGTGCGGCCCCACCGGCGGATTCCTGATCGGATTCGTCTTCTACGCGTTCATCGCCGGACTGGCCCGCGCCGACGAAAACATCTCCTGGGCGCGCGGATTCGTCTTCGGCATCCTGGGCATGGTTGTCCTCTTCGCCCTGGGTGCGGTCTGGCTCAAACTTTCCCTCGACCTGACCTGGGCCAGGACCTGGGCGGCGGGAGTGGCCCCGTTCATTCTCTGGGGACTCATCAAGACTTCGCTCGCCGTCATCACGGGCAGACACCTCATCCGCGCCGGGCTCCTGCCCATGCGCACCTGA
- a CDS encoding biotin transporter BioY, with protein sequence MSRNALPDSPLSSLHKLVWTALCAALIGAGAYLIVPIGPVPVSMQPFFIFLAGYLLGPRHAVLAMGLYLLAGTIGLPVFAGGKSGLGYLLGPTGGYLVGFLGTAFVCGLARTREGALPWFRGALAGLAAVSIAYAMGAAWLKIVLDVSWTKAAAVGVLPFIPWDILKVVVALACARYMVRLGLTPDGRQA encoded by the coding sequence ATGTCCCGAAACGCCCTGCCCGACTCCCCCCTGTCCTCGCTCCACAAGCTGGTCTGGACCGCGCTTTGCGCCGCCCTCATCGGGGCCGGAGCATACCTGATCGTGCCCATCGGCCCCGTGCCGGTGTCCATGCAGCCCTTCTTCATATTCCTGGCCGGATACCTGCTCGGCCCCAGGCACGCGGTCCTGGCGATGGGCCTGTACCTCCTGGCCGGGACCATCGGCCTGCCCGTATTCGCGGGCGGCAAGTCCGGGCTCGGCTATCTGCTCGGGCCCACCGGCGGCTACCTCGTCGGTTTCCTGGGCACGGCCTTCGTTTGCGGCCTGGCCCGCACCCGGGAAGGCGCCCTGCCGTGGTTCCGAGGCGCATTGGCCGGACTGGCAGCCGTGAGCATCGCCTACGCCATGGGCGCGGCGTGGCTCAAAATCGTGCTGGATGTGAGCTGGACCAAGGCCGCGGCGGTGGGCGTGCTGCCCTTCATCCCCTGGGACATCCTCAAGGTGGTCGTGGCGCTGGCCTGCGCCCGTTACATGGTCCGCCTGGGCCTGACGCCCGACGGCCGGCAGGCGTAA
- a CDS encoding Gfo/Idh/MocA family protein, translated as MLKYAMIGGGPGAFVGDVHRRALSLNGQAGLVAGCFSRDLEKSRFLGRELGLDEDRVYATPEELARLEAGDIDFAVVVTSNEAHYPNVKACLKSGINVMCDKPFTHTSAQAEELVGMARERGLILGMTYTYAGYPMVRQMREMIARGDIGEIRFVNCEYPQGWLAEPLENTGHVQAAWRADPDRSGGTLSLGDVGSHIEYLVPHVTGLRLTRLAARLDSLVEGRMLDDNGVILTEYDTGARGVYWYSQAAIGMVNGLKLRIFGNKGGLEWFQEDPDHLRYMPLNEPARIITRGAPALLPGAMAYSHTPAGHPEGWLLAFANIYKAFCDTIATGASVDFPTGEDGVRGIRFMEACLESSRNDTAWLAVD; from the coding sequence ATGCTCAAATATGCCATGATCGGCGGCGGCCCCGGAGCTTTTGTCGGCGACGTGCACCGGCGCGCATTGTCATTGAACGGGCAGGCCGGTCTTGTGGCGGGGTGTTTCTCCAGGGACTTGGAAAAAAGCCGGTTCCTGGGCCGGGAGCTCGGTCTGGACGAGGACCGGGTGTACGCGACCCCGGAGGAGCTGGCCCGTCTGGAGGCCGGGGATATCGATTTTGCAGTGGTGGTCACTTCCAACGAAGCCCACTATCCCAACGTCAAGGCGTGCCTCAAGAGCGGCATCAACGTCATGTGCGACAAGCCGTTCACCCATACCTCCGCCCAGGCCGAGGAACTGGTGGGCATGGCCCGCGAAAGGGGGCTCATCCTCGGCATGACCTATACCTATGCGGGCTATCCCATGGTCAGGCAGATGCGGGAAATGATCGCGCGCGGCGACATCGGCGAGATTCGTTTCGTCAACTGCGAGTACCCGCAGGGATGGCTGGCCGAGCCGCTGGAGAATACCGGGCACGTCCAGGCGGCCTGGCGGGCCGATCCCGATCGCAGCGGCGGGACCCTGTCGCTCGGCGATGTGGGGTCGCACATCGAATACCTGGTGCCCCATGTCACCGGCCTCAGGCTGACCCGGCTCGCCGCCCGGCTCGATTCCCTGGTGGAAGGACGGATGCTCGACGACAACGGCGTCATTCTGACCGAGTACGACACCGGCGCGCGCGGGGTGTACTGGTATTCCCAGGCCGCCATCGGCATGGTCAACGGGCTGAAGCTGCGCATCTTCGGCAACAAGGGCGGCCTGGAATGGTTCCAGGAAGACCCCGACCACTTGCGGTATATGCCGCTCAACGAGCCCGCGCGGATCATCACCCGGGGCGCTCCCGCGCTGCTGCCCGGAGCCATGGCCTATTCCCACACCCCGGCAGGACATCCCGAGGGTTGGCTGCTCGCCTTCGCCAACATCTACAAGGCGTTTTGCGATACCATCGCCACAGGTGCATCCGTGGATTTCCCCACCGGGGAAGACGGCGTTCGCGGCATCCGTTTCATGGAAGCGTGTTTGGAGAGTTCGAGGAACGATACCGCCTGGCTGGCAGTGGATTAG
- a CDS encoding PTS system mannose/fructose/sorbose family transporter subunit IID has product MAVHGFPRLQADTKTMAFLRSFLRCYLAGAAFNTRGMQNIGLMYAMQPGLRAIHQDPKELRTALKRYARHYQSHPFWTPCMVGILLNVETTISAGHFPAHMLAKVRDTTSYTLSAIGDSVFAGSLLIFWALLTICLLLTGHPVTAFMLGLFMFIGLQAFRAYTFAGGVKQGFRFLEKLRRWDLINWGTKVKYANAALLLWLWTLIWPRPYDWWEFVIGLSALMLFGRYVRTGILSRVLAVAVFVGFIELFPWIETLAEHAFGL; this is encoded by the coding sequence ATGGCGGTTCACGGTTTCCCCCGGCTACAGGCCGACACCAAAACGATGGCCTTCCTGCGCAGCTTCCTGCGCTGCTATCTGGCGGGCGCGGCCTTCAATACGCGGGGGATGCAGAACATAGGACTCATGTACGCCATGCAGCCGGGGCTCCGGGCCATCCACCAGGACCCCAAGGAACTCCGCACCGCCCTCAAGCGGTACGCGCGGCACTACCAATCGCACCCCTTCTGGACCCCATGCATGGTCGGCATCCTCCTGAACGTGGAAACGACCATCAGCGCGGGGCACTTCCCGGCGCACATGCTGGCCAAGGTCCGCGACACCACCAGCTACACCCTGTCCGCCATCGGCGATTCCGTCTTCGCGGGCAGCCTGCTCATCTTCTGGGCGTTGCTGACCATCTGCCTGCTCCTGACCGGACACCCGGTCACGGCCTTCATGCTGGGACTGTTCATGTTCATCGGGCTCCAGGCGTTCCGCGCATACACCTTCGCGGGCGGGGTGAAACAGGGATTCCGCTTCCTGGAAAAACTCCGGCGGTGGGACCTCATCAACTGGGGCACCAAAGTCAAGTATGCCAACGCGGCCCTGCTGCTGTGGCTATGGACGCTCATCTGGCCGCGCCCCTACGACTGGTGGGAATTCGTCATCGGCCTGTCCGCGCTCATGCTTTTCGGACGCTACGTGCGCACCGGCATCCTCTCGCGGGTGCTGGCCGTGGCCGTTTTCGTCGGCTTCATCGAACTTTTTCCATGGATCGAGACGCTGGCCGAACACGCTTTTGGCTTGTGA
- a CDS encoding DUF3089 domain-containing protein — protein MRFIRTVIFSLFLCVGFLCATSSAADSRADDCIPPCPDYAQPVSWAALSERPDKDVDVFYVYPTIYYADSPKNMDVFDEALRADVLGLLNAQAGAYSSSANLFAPYYRQVTLASLDPERDMIQDRYFRIGADDVHRAFDYYLNYLNDGRPFILAAHSQGSVVLLDLLFSRFKNPALRKKLVAAYVIGYSVTREDLARHTWIKPARGADDVGVVVSWNTQAAGATGSPVLLPGAICINPLNWRTDDTPADRSLNLGAVFFDDAKGEVLRIVPQYSGARIDLATGALVASPPDTFKAGHFPPGVLHKYDYAFWYRNIQRNVNERIEAWFRHYGCD, from the coding sequence ATGCGCTTCATCAGGACCGTAATTTTCTCCTTATTCCTTTGTGTTGGATTCTTGTGCGCAACGTCGTCCGCAGCGGATTCGCGCGCGGACGATTGCATTCCCCCTTGTCCGGATTATGCCCAACCGGTCAGTTGGGCCGCGCTGTCCGAGCGGCCGGACAAGGATGTGGATGTGTTCTACGTCTACCCGACAATTTATTATGCTGATTCGCCGAAGAACATGGATGTGTTCGACGAGGCGCTCCGGGCCGACGTGCTGGGACTGCTCAACGCCCAGGCCGGAGCGTATTCGTCCTCGGCGAACCTGTTCGCACCGTATTATCGCCAGGTGACGCTCGCCAGCCTTGATCCGGAACGGGACATGATCCAGGACCGTTATTTCCGAATCGGGGCGGACGATGTGCACCGGGCCTTCGATTACTATTTGAATTACCTGAACGACGGACGTCCGTTTATTTTGGCCGCCCACAGCCAGGGGTCGGTGGTCCTGCTCGATCTGTTGTTCAGCCGGTTCAAGAATCCGGCCCTGCGCAAGAAGCTCGTGGCCGCTTATGTCATCGGCTATTCCGTTACCCGCGAGGACCTCGCGCGCCATACGTGGATCAAGCCCGCGCGGGGTGCCGACGACGTAGGGGTGGTGGTGTCCTGGAACACCCAGGCCGCGGGCGCGACCGGGTCGCCGGTGCTGCTGCCGGGCGCCATCTGCATCAATCCGCTCAACTGGCGGACCGACGACACCCCGGCCGACCGCAGCCTGAACCTGGGGGCGGTCTTCTTCGATGACGCCAAGGGTGAGGTCTTGCGCATCGTGCCGCAGTATTCGGGCGCACGCATCGACCTCGCCACCGGTGCGTTGGTGGCCTCGCCGCCGGACACGTTCAAAGCCGGGCATTTCCCTCCGGGGGTGTTGCACAAGTATGATTACGCATTCTGGTACCGCAACATCCAGCGCAACGTGAACGAGCGGATCGAAGCATGGTTCAGGCATTACGGCTGCGACTAG
- the smpB gene encoding SsrA-binding protein SmpB — translation MAKKKKNKTLSPDTIAVNKQARRLYEILETFEAGISLVGSEVKSLRSGQVSFKDGYVSFRSGSAFLVGVHIAPYEKTGVYDQHDPERARRLLLHKHEIDLLQAKTDQKGLSVVPMKMYFSHGKVKVQLGLGRGKNVHSKKQDLKERDISRDTQRQLASY, via the coding sequence ATGGCCAAAAAGAAAAAGAACAAGACTCTTTCCCCCGACACCATCGCCGTCAACAAGCAGGCCCGCCGCCTCTACGAGATCCTTGAGACCTTCGAGGCAGGCATCTCCCTTGTCGGCTCCGAGGTGAAATCCCTGCGCAGCGGTCAAGTCTCGTTCAAGGACGGCTACGTCTCCTTCCGCTCCGGCTCCGCCTTCCTGGTGGGCGTCCATATCGCCCCCTACGAAAAGACCGGCGTCTACGACCAGCACGACCCCGAACGCGCCCGGCGGCTGCTCCTGCACAAGCACGAAATAGACCTGCTCCAAGCCAAAACCGACCAAAAGGGCCTCTCCGTGGTTCCCATGAAGATGTATTTCAGCCACGGCAAGGTCAAAGTCCAACTCGGCCTCGGACGCGGCAAAAACGTCCACTCCAAAAAGCAGGACCTCAAGGAACGCGACATCAGCCGCGACACCCAGCGTCAGTTGGCTTCGTACTGA
- the rsmI gene encoding 16S rRNA (cytidine(1402)-2'-O)-methyltransferase gives MSENGILFVVATPLGNADDLSPRARNVLMDADVILAEDTRRAGLLFKRLGLARHGRLISFFEHNEDKKLPKVLDLLGEGLSVALISDAGTPLLSDPGFTLVRACREQGFRVTPVPGPSAPVTALSASGLPPLPYTFLGFPPRKKSQTEKLFAAHRDTGATLVLFERKTRLAGTLAIARDILGDRDFCVARELTKEYEEFLRGNLGSLDEFDFELRGELTVIIGPGGGSDGEADEAAILERIAEESEAGGKPKEIARRVAERSEGWTAKEVYALMRD, from the coding sequence ATGAGCGAAAACGGCATTCTGTTTGTAGTGGCAACCCCTCTGGGCAACGCGGACGACCTGTCGCCCCGGGCGCGCAACGTCCTCATGGACGCGGACGTGATACTGGCCGAGGACACCCGAAGGGCCGGGCTGCTGTTCAAGCGGCTTGGGCTGGCCCGCCACGGCAGGCTGATTTCCTTTTTCGAGCACAACGAGGACAAGAAGCTGCCTAAGGTCCTGGACCTGCTGGGCGAAGGATTGTCCGTGGCGCTCATTTCGGACGCGGGCACCCCGCTCCTGTCCGACCCCGGCTTCACCCTCGTTCGCGCCTGCCGCGAGCAGGGATTCCGAGTCACGCCGGTGCCCGGCCCCAGCGCGCCGGTCACGGCCCTGTCCGCCTCGGGACTGCCCCCCCTGCCCTACACTTTCCTGGGATTCCCGCCGCGCAAGAAAAGCCAGACGGAAAAGCTCTTTGCCGCCCACCGCGACACCGGGGCCACCCTGGTCCTGTTCGAACGCAAGACGAGACTGGCGGGCACGCTGGCCATCGCCCGCGACATTCTTGGGGACCGCGACTTCTGCGTGGCCCGGGAGCTGACCAAGGAGTACGAGGAGTTCCTGCGCGGCAACCTCGGTTCCCTCGACGAGTTCGACTTCGAACTGCGCGGCGAGCTGACCGTAATCATCGGGCCTGGCGGCGGCTCGGACGGCGAGGCCGACGAAGCGGCCATCCTTGAGCGCATCGCCGAGGAATCCGAGGCCGGAGGCAAGCCCAAGGAGATCGCCCGGAGGGTGGCCGAGCGGAGCGAGGGCTGGACGGCCAAAGAAGTCTACGCCCTCATGCGCGACTGA
- the bioB gene encoding biotin synthase BioB has product MNLTAIASKALDGVPPSDAEILFLIELAPDRLPELLAHAHRMRAANFGDEVGLCAIVNAKSGTCSEDCAFCAQSGHHAAESPEYPLMDAEDIAAAGARAKAAGASRFGIVASGKLVGGADLDGFEAAVRSVAAQGLVPDLSPGILDRGQLKRLKNAGLRGYHHNLETSASHFPKMCTTHAYEEDVNAVRAGLDAGLYVCSGGIFGIGETWDDRVELALLLRGLGVPSVPMNFLTPIPGTPLEDRAPLSPEEALKIIALYRFLLPDRQLRICGGRPTVFGPDRRDEVLTAGASGLMIGDYLTTRGGDAREDIAAVRRAGLTPAKE; this is encoded by the coding sequence ATGAACCTGACCGCCATCGCCAGCAAGGCCCTCGACGGAGTCCCGCCCTCCGACGCCGAGATATTGTTCCTTATCGAACTAGCCCCGGACCGCCTGCCGGAGCTGCTCGCCCACGCCCACCGGATGCGCGCCGCCAACTTCGGCGACGAGGTGGGATTATGCGCCATCGTCAACGCCAAGTCCGGGACCTGTTCCGAGGATTGCGCCTTCTGCGCCCAGTCCGGGCATCACGCGGCCGAAAGCCCGGAATACCCCCTGATGGACGCGGAAGATATCGCGGCCGCCGGGGCGCGAGCCAAGGCCGCCGGGGCCTCCCGGTTCGGCATCGTGGCTTCCGGCAAGCTGGTTGGCGGAGCCGACCTGGACGGATTCGAGGCGGCGGTGCGGAGCGTGGCCGCACAGGGGCTCGTTCCCGATCTGTCTCCGGGCATTCTCGACCGGGGACAGCTTAAACGGCTGAAAAACGCCGGTCTGCGCGGGTATCATCACAACCTGGAAACCTCGGCGAGCCACTTCCCGAAAATGTGCACCACCCACGCCTATGAAGAGGACGTGAACGCAGTGCGGGCCGGACTCGACGCCGGGCTCTACGTCTGCTCCGGCGGCATCTTCGGCATCGGCGAGACCTGGGACGACCGCGTGGAGCTGGCCCTGCTCCTGCGCGGACTGGGCGTGCCGTCCGTACCCATGAATTTTCTGACGCCCATCCCGGGCACTCCGCTTGAGGACCGCGCCCCGCTCTCACCGGAGGAGGCCCTCAAGATCATCGCCCTGTACCGGTTCCTGTTGCCCGACAGGCAATTGCGCATATGCGGAGGACGCCCCACGGTCTTCGGACCTGACCGCCGAGACGAGGTGCTGACCGCCGGAGCAAGCGGCCTGATGATCGGCGACTACCTGACCACCCGGGGCGGCGACGCCCGCGAAGATATTGCGGCCGTGCGCCGCGCCGGGCTGACCCCGGCCAAGGAGTGA